CAGGGAGTATTACAAAAAATATAATTTTTTTCCCATTCTTAATGCCATCTGCCTTAATGTCCACCAGCCAAAAAACTGTGTAACAGAACAATTTGTTAGCCCCCTCCAGGCATGGAAGCTTGCCGGTCTTCCTAAACCTGACAGTGAGGTCAGAAACATCCTTGAGGGCCAGACTCCTGGATAAATAATCTTATATAAGGATAACAACAGGAGGCATTATGAAGATTCTAATTGTCTATTACAGTACCTATGGTAATGTATATAAAATGGCTAAACTTGTTGCAGAGGGTGTAAAACAGGTTTCCGGGGTAGAGCCAGTTATTAGAAGGGCACCTGAGCTCATTCCTGAGAATATTATTCAGTCAAGGCCTGATATGAAGGCCGGTGCTGAGATGCAGAAAGATATACCAGTTGTTACACTTGATGATTTCAAGGATGCTGCAGCCTATGCCTTTGGCACTCCGACGAGGTTTGGAAATGTCTGCGCTCAGTTAAAGAATGTGATAGACCAGCTCGGTCCATTATGGATGAACAAAGTCTTTGAGGGAAAGCCAGCTGGTGTATTTGTATCCACGGGCACCATTCATGGCGGACAGGAATCCACCATTCTTACAC
The nucleotide sequence above comes from Thermodesulfovibrionales bacterium. Encoded proteins:
- a CDS encoding TusE/DsrC/DsvC family sulfur relay protein produces the protein MPVIEYGSLKVNVDDEGFLINFDEWNEKIACALAEKEGIQELTKEKLDILKFIREYYKKYNFFPILNAICLNVHQPKNCVTEQFVSPLQAWKLAGLPKPDSEVRNILEGQTPG
- the wrbA gene encoding NAD(P)H:quinone oxidoreductase; amino-acid sequence: MKILIVYYSTYGNVYKMAKLVAEGVKQVSGVEPVIRRAPELIPENIIQSRPDMKAGAEMQKDIPVVTLDDFKDAAAYAFGTPTRFGNVCAQLKNVIDQLGPLWMNKVFEGKPAGVFVSTGTIHGGQESTILT